Proteins from one Sabethes cyaneus chromosome 2, idSabCyanKW18_F2, whole genome shotgun sequence genomic window:
- the LOC128735204 gene encoding probable endochitinase, translating into MKTIVVLYALFGAVFGNSLICRNYQNGALLPNPENCAEFFMCRPGRAVRFTCPQFTKYNAAIQACDPTLAVRCKPGKLPVDNEYTPITALPSQIEHTNTACINQPMAKLLPNPTDCGSFYQCSPTGVIRFECPAGTLFDSNRLYCERSDITSCTIFIPEMPMLPIHPILPPNPIVPETEDALLRRCRGQPEGSKIRNPFNCRQYIHCLSGNRSRIFDCPAGTAFDEQRTACDWERNVKCNRSELE; encoded by the exons ATGAAAACGATCGTCGTTCTGTACGCACTATTTGGTGCGGTTTTTGGCAATTCTTTG ATATGCCGCAACTATCAAAATGGAGCACTTCTTCCGAATCCGGAAAACTGTGCTGAATTCTTTATGTGTCGCCCAGGACGAGCCGTACGATTCACCTGTCCGCAATTCACTAAGTACAATGCAGCCATTCAAGCTTGTGACCCGACGCTAGCCGTCCGCTGCAAACCTGGTAAACTACCGGTGGACAACGAGTACACCCCAATAACCGCTCTTCCATCCCAAATCGAGCACACCAACACGGCATGCATCAACCAACCGATGGCCAAACTTCTGCCAAATCCAACCGATTGCGGCAGCTTCTATCAGTGTTCCCCAACCGGAGTGATCCGATTCGAGTGCCCTGCCGGAACGCTGTTTGACTCCAACAGGCTATACTGTGAGCGAAGCGATATCACTTCGTGTACAATATTCATACCGGAAATGCCGATGCTACCAATCCATCCGATACTACCTCCGAACCCAATCGTACCCGAAACGGAAGACGCACTGCTCAGACGCTGTCGCGGTCAACCCGAAGGATCTAAAATCAGGAATCCATTCAATTGTCGCCAGTACATCCACTGTCTCTCCGGTAACCGATCGCGGATTTTCGACTGTCCAGCAGGAACGGCTTTCGATGAGCAGCGTACGGCCTGTGACTGGGAACGAAACGTGAAGTGCAATCGAAGTGAATTGGAGTGA